The bacterium genome has a window encoding:
- a CDS encoding MerR family transcriptional regulator: protein MNSSVFPDKEYYSISEVCDITGLKSHVLRYWETQFKFLSPSKNRAGNRAYRKSEIQVIQLIKHLLYTEKYTIDGARRKLNQLKHMGKAAEEALPREEKNRATLASIRRELLELQEVLRK, encoded by the coding sequence ATGAATTCCAGTGTATTTCCGGACAAGGAATATTATTCGATCAGCGAGGTCTGCGACATTACAGGCCTCAAAAGCCATGTGCTGCGGTACTGGGAGACGCAGTTCAAGTTCCTGAGCCCGTCCAAGAACCGGGCCGGCAACCGTGCCTACCGCAAGAGCGAGATCCAGGTGATCCAGCTGATCAAGCACCTGCTGTACACCGAGAAATACACGATCGACGGGGCGCGACGCAAGCTGAACCAGCTCAAGCACATGGGCAAGGCGGCCGAGGAGGCGCTGCCCCGCGAGGAGAAAAACCGGGCCACCCTGGCCTCAATCCGCAGGGAACTGCTTGAGTTGCAGGAGGTTTTGCGGAAGTAA